The nucleotide sequence GGCGTCCACGAGGACCCCGTGATCCCGGTCTCAGAACGCGAAGAGGCTGCTCGCGGCAGCGTTCTTCACGCATTCGTTGGCGAAGGCGCGCTCGAAGGAGACGCGCTTGCCCCGCCAGACGCCGTCGACGGTGACGACCACCGGGTCGTACTGCTTGGTGCACATGGCGCCACCGGGTCCGGCCAGGACGTCGAGGTCACCGCCGGCGGCCCGCAGCTCGGCGCAGGCGAGGGCGGCCGCCGGGTGGGTGCCCGAGGGGGCCGGGGCGCAGTTCAGGGTGACGGCCCGGGCCGCGTCGGCGGTGGCGGCGCTCTCTCCGTGGCCCACCGTCAGCACGAGTGCCGAGGGGGCGTACAGGGAGGTGGGCGCTGCGGCCGGGGCGGCGAGCGCGGATCCGGTGAGGGATCCGCAGACGGTGGCGGCCGTGAGGCCGAGGGTCGCTGCCCAGCGCGCGGTGTTCCGCATTGTGTGCATCCTTCCGCTCGATTCGGGGGTGTGCCGGTCCGGCTCGGTCGGTGCCGAACGCGACGAGCGCGAGTCTGCCGAGTCCGCGACCGAATCTCACATCGACCCCATGGGTTTCAGTAACCTTGCGTGTTGAATCAGTGGCGAGAAGTGACGGAATTCGAACGTTCCAAGCCCACAAGCAAGCGCTTCATGATCCCTTCGATCGACGCCGTGACTGGATTCCATAGCTTCGTTAATAGGCCTGAAACATTCCGCTCATCGCCCGATCGCCGCCCCCTTCCGCTCTCGGCGGACTTCTCCCGGACCTCTTGCGTTCACTTACCTGCGGAGTAATGGTCATTACATGATTACGAACGAGCAGACAGAGAAGCTGAGGGGCTGGTTCGCGGGACGGTTGCCGGACGACCTCTTCGAGGAACTCACCGAGGTGACCGTCGACCGCGAGGAGATCACCGTCGTCGGCCGCGTCGGCGCTCCCCGGCTCGCCCAGGACGCCCCGGCGGCCGAGCGGGACGCGGCCGTCACCGCCCGGATCCAGGAGTTCCGGGAACGCACCCGCGAGACGCGCATGGCCGTGGCCCGCGACGCCGAGCACCGCTTCCGGCGGAAGGTGTCCTGGGGCGTGGTGTGCGGCACGGAGCGGGCCCTCTTCACCCACGTGGCGGCGCCGGTCATGACCCGGCTGCGGCAGCCCGAGCGCCAGGTCCTCGACACCCTGATCGCGGCGGGCGTGGCCCGCAGCCGCAGCGACGCGCTCGCCTGGTGCGTCCGCCTGGTCCAGCATCACACCGAGGACTGGCTCGGCGAACTGCGGGACTCCCTCGAACACGTCCGGCGGGTCCGCGCCCAGGGCCCGGACGCCGGCCTCGGGCCGCACGGGACGGCCGACGCGTCCGCCCCGGACGCGGACGAGGGATGAACCGCCGTCCGGGGCCGCCGTCCCGCGCGGTACCCGCGGCCCGACGGGGCCCCGGCGGCGTACCCGCCGGTATGGTCGCCCTGCGACGGCCACGCGGGGCCGGGCGCGCGACGGCGGAAGGCGGGACGCGGGGATGGCCAAGCACTGGGGGGACTTCCAGTACGAGATCTATCTCGAAGGGATGACCGGCGCGGTCCCCCGGCTGCCCACCGATCTGACCCGGCTCGAGGAGCTCACCGAGCGGCGTCTCGGGCCCGGACCGGTCGGCTATGTGGCGGGCAGCGCGGGGGACGGCAGCACGGCGCGGGCGAACCGGACCGCCCTGGAGCGCCGCAGGATCGTGCCGCGCATGCTGCGGGACGTGCACGAGCGGGACCTGTCGGTCGAGGTGCTGGGCCGCGCCCTGCCCGCGCCGCTCGCGCTCGCGCCCGTCGGCGTGCTGTCGATCATGCATCCGGAGGCCGAGTCCGCGGCGGCCCGGGCGGCGGCCGCGCAGGGCGTGCCGTACGTGCTGTCGTCGGCGTCCAGCACGCCGATCGAGCAGGTGGCCGAGGCCATGGGGGACGCCGAGCGCTGGTTCCAGCTCTACTGGTCCAAGGACCGTGAGGTCACCCGCAGCTTCCTGCGGCGGGCGCGGACCAGCGGTTTCACGGTGCTGGTGGTCACCCTGGACACCCCGCTGCTCGCCTGGCGGCCCCGCGACCTCGACCAGGCCTATCTGCCGTTCCTGCACGG is from Streptomyces asoensis and encodes:
- a CDS encoding protease inhibitor, which translates into the protein MRNTARWAATLGLTAATVCGSLTGSALAAPAAAPTSLYAPSALVLTVGHGESAATADAARAVTLNCAPAPSGTHPAAALACAELRAAGGDLDVLAGPGGAMCTKQYDPVVVTVDGVWRGKRVSFERAFANECVKNAAASSLFAF
- a CDS encoding lactate 2-monooxygenase encodes the protein MAKHWGDFQYEIYLEGMTGAVPRLPTDLTRLEELTERRLGPGPVGYVAGSAGDGSTARANRTALERRRIVPRMLRDVHERDLSVEVLGRALPAPLALAPVGVLSIMHPEAESAAARAAAAQGVPYVLSSASSTPIEQVAEAMGDAERWFQLYWSKDREVTRSFLRRARTSGFTVLVVTLDTPLLAWRPRDLDQAYLPFLHGVGTANYFTDPAFLAGLAKPVHEDPNAAVMHFVSLFADPAKTWPDLAFLRENWDGPIVLKGVLHPDDARLAADAGMDGVVVSNHGGRQVAGSIAAADALPRVARAVGDRLTVLFDSGVRTGDDVFKALALGARAVLLGRPYVYGLALDGQPGVEHVIRCLLAELDLTLALTGHTGPATVGPSDLAEDSG